A single Ignavibacteriales bacterium DNA region contains:
- a CDS encoding toxin-antitoxin system YwqK family antitoxin, protein MKNTLLILMMMLIAPVLLPQNGEVKEKYDDGVLKKVSNFKDGKLHGEVRTYYPTGVLMQSETYENGTLNGPKYGFTESGILREYYNYSEGRFHGEYRGYYEDGALREKGSYAYGTLEGEFRNYYDSGELQTITMIKAGKKEGLATGFFKSGAVQVVANYFWNLQEDTTIWYYESGQIKGIYNYTKGNIHGTAIEYFENGKISSEKEYNQGRANGVHKVYNEQGLLLSEITYQRGLKEGLSVTYYDNGKQWTVQNYKRDALDGESKIFRKDGTLWYLEVFSKGKPVSSTEYDEKGKQKEVKQYEQ, encoded by the coding sequence ATGAAGAATACACTGCTGATACTGATGATGATGCTTATTGCTCCCGTGCTGCTGCCGCAGAACGGTGAAGTAAAAGAAAAATATGATGACGGCGTATTAAAAAAGGTCAGTAATTTTAAAGACGGAAAACTCCATGGTGAGGTACGCACCTATTATCCGACGGGAGTGCTTATGCAGTCCGAAACCTATGAGAACGGAACTCTAAACGGACCGAAATACGGATTTACGGAATCTGGGATATTACGGGAGTATTATAATTATTCGGAGGGCAGGTTTCATGGTGAATACCGGGGCTATTATGAAGACGGCGCTCTCCGCGAAAAAGGTAGTTACGCATACGGAACGCTGGAAGGGGAATTCAGAAATTATTATGACTCAGGCGAACTGCAGACCATTACCATGATTAAAGCAGGCAAGAAAGAGGGACTTGCCACCGGTTTCTTTAAAAGCGGGGCTGTGCAGGTTGTTGCAAACTACTTCTGGAATCTGCAGGAGGATACAACCATCTGGTACTATGAAAGCGGACAGATTAAAGGTATATATAACTATACCAAAGGCAATATTCACGGAACTGCAATTGAATATTTTGAAAACGGAAAAATCAGTTCGGAGAAAGAGTATAATCAGGGGCGCGCGAACGGAGTTCATAAAGTTTATAATGAGCAGGGACTGCTTCTCTCCGAAATCACCTATCAGCGCGGGCTGAAGGAGGGGCTCTCCGTTACCTATTATGATAACGGAAAGCAATGGACGGTGCAGAATTATAAAAGGGATGCGTTAGACGGAGAATCAAAAATTTTCCGGAAGGACGGTACTCTCTGGTACCTGGAGGTGTTCAGCAAAGGAAAACCTGTCAGCAGTACAGAATATGACGAAAAAGGAAAACAAAAAGAAGTAAAGCAATATGAGCAGTAA
- a CDS encoding 4Fe-4S dicluster domain-containing protein, translating into MAIMITEECINCGACEPECPNTAIYEGGREWELAGKSYGDGDAAPSGAEGFFSSDFYYIVPDKCTECVGFHDEPQCAAVCPVDCCVPDPKHVEDKDTLLARKDHLDSLGR; encoded by the coding sequence ATGGCTATCATGATAACTGAAGAATGCATCAACTGCGGTGCATGCGAACCTGAATGCCCCAATACTGCCATCTACGAAGGCGGACGCGAATGGGAACTCGCCGGCAAAAGCTACGGCGATGGGGATGCAGCTCCTTCCGGCGCTGAAGGATTTTTCTCCAGCGACTTTTATTATATCGTCCCTGACAAATGCACCGAGTGCGTCGGATTCCACGACGAACCACAGTGTGCTGCTGTCTGCCCGGTTGATTGCTGCGTACCTGATCCAAAACATGTTGAGGATAAGGATACACTGCTTGCCCGTAAAGATCATTTAGATTCTCTCGGCAGATAA
- a CDS encoding carbon-nitrogen hydrolase, which produces MSSKKYTIGLIQMQVSPLPEENMKKGEHFVREAAAKGAQVICLPELYRSQYFCQKEDIELFDFAETIPGPSTELFGKLASELGVSIVVPLFEKRGIGLYHNSLVVMDSDGSSAGIYRKMHIPDDPAYYEKFYFTPGDLGFKSFDTKFGKVGTLICWDQWYPEGARLTALTGATVLFYPTAIGWHPYEKEEHGQIQRDAWMTVQRGHAVANGIYVAGVNRVGFEQPVKEQAGIQFWGSSFVADPQGHIIAQASDDKEEILLAEVDPAHMEYIRRNWPFLRDRRIDAYGEITKRYRD; this is translated from the coding sequence ATGAGCAGTAAAAAATATACTATCGGTCTCATTCAGATGCAGGTTTCACCTCTTCCTGAAGAGAACATGAAAAAGGGGGAACATTTTGTACGGGAAGCAGCAGCTAAAGGCGCACAGGTCATCTGTCTGCCGGAGCTTTACCGTTCGCAGTATTTCTGCCAGAAGGAAGATATTGAACTCTTTGATTTTGCTGAAACCATTCCGGGACCTTCAACGGAACTCTTTGGCAAACTTGCTTCAGAACTTGGTGTGAGCATTGTGGTACCCCTTTTTGAGAAGAGGGGAATCGGGCTCTATCACAATAGTCTGGTGGTTATGGACTCAGACGGCAGCAGCGCGGGTATATACAGAAAGATGCACATCCCCGATGACCCTGCTTATTATGAAAAGTTTTACTTCACGCCCGGAGATCTTGGCTTTAAGTCATTTGATACAAAATTCGGAAAAGTGGGAACCCTTATCTGCTGGGATCAGTGGTATCCTGAAGGTGCACGTCTTACAGCGCTGACAGGTGCTACGGTGCTATTCTATCCGACAGCAATCGGGTGGCATCCTTATGAAAAGGAAGAGCACGGCCAAATACAGCGCGACGCATGGATGACCGTGCAGCGCGGTCATGCGGTTGCAAATGGTATTTATGTGGCTGGTGTGAACCGGGTAGGTTTTGAGCAGCCGGTCAAGGAACAGGCAGGAATTCAGTTCTGGGGTTCAAGTTTTGTCGCTGATCCTCAGGGACATATCATTGCTCAGGCATCAGACGATAAAGAAGAAATTCTCCTCGCGGAAGTTGATCCTGCACATATGGAATATATACGCCGTAACTGGCCTTTCCTGCGTGACAGAAGAATTGATGCCTATGGTGAAATAACAAAACGCTACAGAGATTAA
- a CDS encoding dCMP deaminase, translating into MNQHRPSWDEYFLKVAMLVSERATCPRMHCGCVLVRNKQILSTGYNGSIPGDAHCEDVGCMIHEGHCIRTIHAEMNAILQCSANGVSTKNAVAYVTNMPCTNCAKALITAGIIEVVIFSDYHNTMAEEFFSKANVKIRRLPMPDTRISYDLDSFSSAKKF; encoded by the coding sequence ATGAATCAGCACAGACCCAGTTGGGATGAATATTTTCTCAAAGTAGCCATGCTCGTTTCCGAACGTGCAACCTGCCCCCGTATGCATTGCGGCTGCGTCCTGGTACGAAACAAACAAATCCTCAGCACCGGCTACAACGGTTCAATTCCCGGTGACGCACACTGCGAGGATGTGGGCTGTATGATTCACGAAGGGCACTGCATCAGGACAATTCATGCTGAAATGAATGCCATTCTGCAATGTTCTGCAAACGGCGTAAGTACAAAGAATGCAGTTGCCTATGTTACCAATATGCCCTGCACCAACTGTGCAAAAGCATTAATTACTGCCGGAATTATTGAAGTAGTGATTTTTTCTGATTACCATAACACCATGGCAGAGGAGTTTTTCAGCAAGGCAAATGTGAAGATCAGGCGTCTCCCCATGCCTGATACCAGAATCTCCTATGATCTGGACAGCTTTAGCTCAGCGAAGAAGTTTTAA
- a CDS encoding PFL family protein, with product MNYEFEEILETIKMTEVEHFDIRTVTMGISLRDCADRNSKVVCGKVYDKITMLGSRHVALASDVERTYGISIANKRVSVTPVALLCDGFGSDEAVEIAVALDRAAAEIGIDYIAGYSALVQKGFTKGDLALIKSIPLALSATKKVCSSVNIGSTKAGINMDAVMMMAEAIKETASRTADADSVGCAKLVVFCNAVEDNPFVAGAFHGVTEPEVTLNVGISGPGVVLDAVKACAGSGFQDLAETIKKTIFKITRAGELLGRKVAEKHGIPFGIVDISLAPTPAEGDSIADILIAMGVEDVGAPGTTAALAMLNDCVKKAGLMASSSVGGMSGAFIPVSEDQGMIRAVEKGHLSIEKLEAMTAVCSVGLDMVAVPGSTPATTIAGIIADEAAIGIINDKTTAVRIIPAEGKGVGDYVDYGGLLGRAPIMPVSTLNSSGFVTRGGRIPAPSRSLTN from the coding sequence TTGAATTACGAGTTTGAAGAAATATTAGAAACCATCAAAATGACTGAGGTGGAGCATTTTGATATCCGCACCGTCACGATGGGAATAAGTCTCAGGGATTGCGCCGACCGCAATAGCAAGGTGGTCTGCGGAAAAGTTTACGATAAAATAACAATGCTCGGATCAAGACATGTTGCGCTTGCATCTGATGTTGAACGCACCTATGGCATCTCAATTGCAAATAAACGTGTTTCAGTAACTCCGGTTGCATTGCTCTGCGACGGTTTCGGTAGCGATGAGGCAGTAGAGATTGCCGTTGCTCTTGACCGCGCGGCAGCTGAAATCGGGATTGACTATATAGCCGGTTACTCAGCACTCGTGCAAAAGGGTTTTACCAAAGGCGATCTTGCTCTTATCAAATCCATTCCGCTTGCCCTCTCCGCAACTAAAAAAGTCTGTTCCAGTGTTAATATCGGTTCAACCAAAGCCGGTATAAATATGGATGCTGTTATGATGATGGCGGAAGCAATAAAGGAAACAGCATCTAGAACCGCAGATGCTGATTCAGTTGGCTGCGCTAAACTGGTAGTATTTTGTAATGCAGTTGAAGATAATCCTTTTGTTGCGGGCGCGTTTCACGGAGTTACCGAGCCGGAAGTAACACTTAATGTGGGCATTAGCGGTCCGGGTGTGGTACTTGATGCTGTGAAAGCATGCGCAGGTTCAGGATTCCAGGATCTTGCCGAAACCATTAAAAAAACAATTTTCAAGATTACCCGTGCAGGCGAACTGCTCGGAAGAAAAGTGGCTGAAAAACACGGCATCCCCTTTGGCATCGTGGATATATCACTTGCTCCTACCCCTGCAGAGGGAGACAGCATTGCTGATATATTAATCGCCATGGGTGTCGAGGATGTTGGTGCCCCCGGAACAACTGCCGCGCTTGCAATGCTGAATGACTGTGTTAAAAAAGCAGGTCTGATGGCAAGTTCATCCGTCGGCGGTATGAGCGGTGCCTTTATTCCTGTGAGCGAAGATCAGGGAATGATCCGCGCGGTTGAAAAAGGACATCTCAGTATTGAAAAGCTTGAAGCCATGACTGCTGTCTGCTCTGTCGGACTGGATATGGTAGCTGTTCCCGGTTCTACTCCGGCAACAACCATCGCAGGAATCATCGCGGATGAAGCAGCAATAGGCATCATTAATGACAAAACAACCGCTGTCAGAATCATCCCTGCCGAAGGAAAAGGCGTGGGTGATTACGTTGATTACGGAGGCCTGCTCGGCAGAGCCCCGATAATGCCTGTCAGCACTCTGAATTCTTCAGGCTTTGTAACCAGAGGCGGCCGGATACCCGCCCCTTCGCGAAGCCTGACAAACTGA
- a CDS encoding sel1 repeat family protein yields MMLLRAAALFILLFPMYIYGQGGSLAFKRNQPVEIYRTYYPVDFSPQIFESFILVRKANDGDPLAQHELGLRYLTGNGFEPDTAKAFVWVKRSAEQKYPLAAYNLGIFYMNGLGTEWNPYLAFENFLYAAGKDIPEAQFAAGVIYTEDLVVRRDLMKAKFWFEKAVKNGNPNAPKALLAVEKDIAAGKTDKKRDEIEPSNPISKNVTLQYINFTDTTVTLPPDSLLLADFYEELFRTAFSYKNLTVRDSVLSDSAAENILSFEKEFDRYAFPEGLLLAGRIYQLRSRTGAPSLAALYYYIRALKEGSPYAGIFLWKLISDHRFFNRLYAEINKGSAEAEYVLGTLRLLRLEFGLTEKDAVTLIERSAGKNFIPSMIEAGNMYFNGSSVKRDTDKAFQYWQSAAELGAYQAVPRQFIASVAMGREYNGSYSALMENLNSGYAQGSLLAETVIGYFYEKGILVRENKSEAYRYYRNAASRGSNLAYALLKSLYAKPE; encoded by the coding sequence ATGATGCTTCTGAGGGCTGCCGCGCTGTTCATCCTTCTCTTTCCGATGTATATATACGGACAGGGGGGGAGTCTTGCGTTTAAGCGAAATCAGCCCGTTGAGATTTACCGTACCTACTATCCGGTTGATTTTTCACCGCAGATATTTGAGTCATTTATCCTGGTCAGAAAAGCCAATGACGGAGATCCCCTCGCCCAGCATGAACTGGGTCTTCGGTATCTGACCGGAAACGGATTTGAACCTGATACGGCGAAGGCCTTTGTCTGGGTAAAACGATCTGCTGAACAGAAGTACCCCCTTGCGGCATATAATCTTGGCATATTTTATATGAACGGGCTGGGCACTGAATGGAATCCATATCTTGCGTTTGAGAATTTTCTCTATGCCGCAGGCAAAGACATCCCTGAGGCACAGTTCGCCGCGGGGGTAATATATACGGAAGATCTGGTTGTGCGCCGTGACCTCATGAAGGCTAAATTCTGGTTTGAAAAAGCCGTGAAAAACGGAAATCCGAATGCTCCGAAAGCCCTTCTTGCGGTGGAGAAAGATATCGCCGCGGGGAAAACAGACAAAAAACGTGATGAAATTGAACCCTCCAATCCCATCAGTAAAAATGTAACGCTGCAGTATATCAACTTTACCGATACCACGGTTACATTGCCGCCTGACTCTCTGCTCCTTGCTGACTTTTATGAAGAACTCTTCAGGACGGCGTTTTCTTATAAAAACCTTACCGTAAGAGATTCTGTTTTAAGTGATTCCGCGGCGGAAAACATCCTCAGTTTTGAGAAAGAGTTTGACCGTTATGCCTTCCCCGAGGGACTGCTTTTGGCAGGGAGGATATATCAGCTTCGCTCCCGAACAGGGGCTCCCTCACTTGCCGCCCTCTATTATTATATACGGGCTCTTAAAGAGGGTTCTCCCTATGCCGGAATCTTCCTCTGGAAACTTATCAGTGATCACCGCTTCTTTAACAGGTTATATGCGGAGATCAATAAAGGGTCTGCAGAGGCGGAGTATGTCCTTGGCACACTGCGGCTGCTCCGGCTTGAGTTTGGCCTGACTGAAAAGGACGCGGTAACACTGATTGAACGCTCAGCCGGCAAGAACTTCATCCCGTCAATGATTGAAGCCGGTAATATGTATTTTAACGGCTCAAGTGTAAAGAGGGACACTGACAAAGCATTCCAGTACTGGCAGTCGGCTGCTGAACTCGGTGCGTATCAGGCAGTACCGCGGCAGTTTATTGCATCTGTTGCCATGGGGAGAGAGTATAACGGCAGTTATTCAGCGCTTATGGAAAATCTTAACAGCGGGTATGCGCAGGGTTCACTGCTTGCTGAGACGGTTATCGGATATTTCTATGAAAAGGGGATATTGGTGAGAGAGAATAAATCTGAAGCATACCGCTATTACCGGAATGCTGCCTCCCGGGGGAGCAATCTGGCTTATGCATTGCTCAAAAGCCTATACGCAAAACCGGAATAA
- a CDS encoding ACT domain-containing protein: MVNEEQIREWAVEAISALGEKANPEEVKKYISQKLQNSPLPRNGHTSSAGSSQRAILTSFGVNSPGIVGAVSSLLGNSGCDILDLSQKIMQEFFTMIMVIDFSASSKDFKTIQDELSELGTRLKVKIYLQHEDVFRYMHRI, encoded by the coding sequence ATGGTAAATGAAGAACAGATACGGGAGTGGGCAGTAGAGGCAATCTCTGCTCTCGGTGAAAAAGCCAACCCGGAAGAGGTAAAAAAATATATTTCTCAAAAACTGCAGAATTCACCGCTGCCCCGGAATGGTCATACAAGTTCCGCCGGTTCATCCCAGAGAGCAATTCTCACCTCCTTTGGTGTCAATTCTCCCGGTATTGTCGGAGCAGTATCCTCTCTGCTGGGAAACAGCGGTTGTGATATCCTTGACCTCTCCCAGAAAATCATGCAGGAATTTTTCACCATGATTATGGTAATTGATTTTTCAGCTTCATCAAAGGATTTTAAAACAATTCAGGATGAACTATCTGAACTTGGCACCCGTCTTAAGGTGAAGATATATCTGCAGCATGAGGATGTTTTCAGATATATGCACCGTATTTAA
- a CDS encoding LemA family protein, with product MKKWFIIGGIVFVVLLVMGFMWGISSYNSFVALNEEVNNAWGQVENQYQRRADLIPNLVNTVKGYADFEKEVLTTVTEARAKVSQMTVTKEVLDDPQSFARFQQAQSELGSAISRLLVTVENYPDLKANESFQQLQAQLEGTENRITVARNKYNDVVKLYNTAVKRFPVVLIAGLMGFRDKQYFQSAPGSENAPKVEF from the coding sequence ATGAAAAAATGGTTCATTATTGGCGGAATCGTCTTCGTCGTACTGTTGGTTATGGGCTTCATGTGGGGAATCTCCTCATACAATTCGTTCGTAGCATTGAATGAAGAGGTAAATAATGCCTGGGGTCAGGTTGAAAATCAGTATCAGAGGCGTGCTGATCTGATTCCCAATCTGGTCAATACTGTAAAAGGATACGCGGATTTCGAGAAAGAAGTTCTGACAACAGTTACTGAAGCACGCGCTAAAGTCAGCCAGATGACCGTAACAAAGGAAGTGCTTGATGATCCTCAGAGCTTCGCCCGCTTCCAGCAGGCGCAGAGTGAGCTCGGAAGTGCTATTTCACGGCTTTTGGTCACGGTTGAAAATTACCCTGATCTGAAAGCTAATGAAAGTTTCCAGCAGCTTCAGGCACAGCTTGAAGGTACCGAAAACCGGATTACCGTTGCCAGAAATAAATATAACGATGTAGTAAAACTGTATAATACGGCTGTTAAACGTTTCCCTGTTGTCCTTATTGCAGGACTGATGGGTTTCCGTGACAAGCAGTATTTCCAGTCAGCCCCCGGAAGCGAAAACGCTCCGAAAGTTGAGTTTTGA
- a CDS encoding ABC transporter ATP-binding protein, whose product MSILYSYLKQYWKLVLLALSLAAVNQVFSMLDPLIFRYVIDNYATKYSQYSESEFFRGVLLLLSAAVGVAFVSRVAKNFQDYYVNTITQRLGAQIYSDGLKHSLELPYQRFEDQRSGETLGVLQKVRTDVERLISAFINVIFTTVVGLIFVLIYCFTIHWAIAPIFFTAAPIIAWISSVLSKKIKKLQKTIVGETTALAGSTTESLRNIELVKSLGLSGQEINRLNSTTKKILGLELKKVKYIRSLSFIQGTMVNFLRTTILFLMLYLIFIQQITVGEFFSLFIYSFFIFGPLQELGNIINIYREAEVSIQNFKKIMEIPVDRKPEKPVIIEELKTLEFENVSFRHASAQQHAVKNISFSMKAGDTTAFVGPSGAGKSTLVKLLLGLYQPQEGRILYNGRGHDEIDLDAMREHIGFVAQDTQLFSGTIKENLLFVKPDATDQECLDALYGAACHGLLARAEKGLDTTIGEGGVKVSGGEKQRLSIARALLRKPYLMIFDEATSSLDSLTEEEITATLRDISARRDCITIMIAHRLSTIIHADKIIVLEKGEVAESGRHEDLLKTTGLYYALWRQQIGERSALLPKTIHSS is encoded by the coding sequence GTGAGCATCCTCTATTCGTATCTGAAGCAGTACTGGAAGTTAGTGCTGCTTGCCCTTTCGCTTGCTGCCGTAAATCAGGTATTTTCAATGCTTGATCCGCTGATCTTCAGATATGTAATAGATAACTATGCCACCAAATACAGCCAGTACAGCGAATCTGAATTTTTCAGAGGTGTCCTTCTTCTGCTTTCTGCCGCGGTTGGCGTTGCGTTTGTTTCGCGAGTGGCAAAAAATTTTCAGGACTATTACGTCAATACTATCACGCAGCGTCTTGGCGCGCAGATATATTCAGATGGGCTGAAGCACTCCCTTGAACTCCCCTATCAGCGGTTTGAAGATCAGAGAAGCGGTGAAACACTGGGCGTCCTGCAGAAAGTCCGCACTGATGTTGAGCGGCTGATTTCAGCATTCATCAATGTCATCTTCACCACAGTCGTGGGGCTGATTTTTGTTCTGATATACTGCTTTACTATCCATTGGGCTATTGCACCAATCTTTTTTACTGCTGCCCCCATCATTGCCTGGATCAGTTCTGTACTGAGTAAAAAGATTAAGAAACTCCAGAAAACCATTGTCGGTGAGACTACCGCGCTTGCGGGCTCTACTACCGAATCGCTGCGCAATATTGAACTGGTAAAAAGTCTGGGGTTATCAGGGCAGGAGATTAACCGGCTTAACTCTACCACGAAGAAAATTCTGGGGCTTGAGCTTAAAAAGGTTAAATATATCCGAAGTCTGAGCTTTATTCAGGGAACCATGGTCAACTTTCTCAGGACGACCATACTTTTCCTGATGCTCTATCTGATATTTATCCAGCAGATTACCGTAGGAGAATTTTTCTCCCTGTTTATCTACTCATTTTTCATTTTCGGCCCGCTGCAGGAGCTCGGCAATATCATTAATATATACCGTGAAGCAGAGGTTTCCATACAGAATTTTAAGAAGATTATGGAAATACCGGTTGACCGCAAGCCGGAAAAACCGGTTATAATTGAAGAGCTTAAAACCCTGGAGTTTGAAAATGTCAGTTTCCGCCATGCATCAGCACAGCAGCACGCGGTAAAGAATATATCCTTCAGCATGAAGGCAGGGGATACCACCGCTTTTGTAGGTCCTTCAGGCGCCGGAAAGAGCACTCTGGTAAAACTTCTGCTCGGTCTCTATCAGCCCCAGGAGGGAAGAATACTTTATAACGGCAGAGGTCATGATGAAATTGATCTGGATGCCATGAGGGAGCATATAGGATTTGTGGCTCAGGACACCCAACTTTTTTCGGGCACAATAAAGGAAAACCTTCTGTTTGTAAAACCTGATGCAACAGATCAGGAGTGTCTTGATGCACTGTACGGCGCAGCATGTCACGGACTGCTTGCCCGTGCTGAGAAAGGGCTTGATACCACAATAGGTGAGGGGGGCGTGAAAGTCTCAGGAGGTGAAAAACAGAGGCTTTCAATTGCCCGGGCTCTTCTGCGTAAACCGTATCTGATGATCTTTGATGAGGCAACATCATCTCTTGACTCCCTGACAGAGGAAGAAATTACCGCTACGCTGCGGGATATATCAGCACGGAGAGACTGCATCACCATCATGATAGCGCACCGTCTCTCAACGATTATTCATGCTGATAAGATCATCGTCCTCGAAAAAGGAGAGGTTGCGGAATCAGGCAGGCATGAAGATCTGCTCAAAACAACAGGCCTCTATTATGCACTCTGGAGGCAGCAGATTGGCGAAAGAAGCGCCCTCCTGCCGAAAACCATACATTCTTCTTAA
- a CDS encoding agmatine deiminase family protein: protein MKKRIPAEWEQHESTLIAWPHNKADWPGKFTPITWVYADITAKLSYSEKVRIVVQDQKQKEQVQKALSKVEYDSDNVVFHVIPTDRSWMRDSAPIWIKEGNTPVPLLFRFNAWAKYDNYKQDEKLGTKLLSQMKVKGRKAESLKKHVVLEGGAIDYNGSGLLLTTEECLLDPLQQVRNPGWGKKEYEQMFAEQLGIKKVIWLDKGIAGDDTHGHVDDLARFVNENTILLCSESDSSDENYDLLQENMERLKGEKNLKGESFEIIPLPMPDPVVFDGMRLPASYANFYIGNQTVIVPTFNDAKDYIALGILRECFPDRKVVGIHSLDLVWGLGTLHCLTHEIPA from the coding sequence ATGAAAAAAAGAATTCCCGCCGAGTGGGAGCAGCACGAATCAACCCTCATTGCATGGCCTCATAATAAAGCTGACTGGCCCGGCAAGTTCACACCGATTACCTGGGTATATGCTGATATAACCGCAAAACTTTCTTATTCGGAAAAAGTACGCATTGTGGTTCAGGATCAGAAGCAGAAAGAACAGGTTCAGAAGGCGCTCTCAAAAGTTGAGTATGATTCGGATAATGTGGTCTTTCATGTTATTCCGACAGACAGAAGCTGGATGAGGGACTCGGCACCAATCTGGATTAAAGAAGGTAACACACCAGTGCCTCTGCTCTTCAGATTTAATGCATGGGCAAAGTATGATAACTATAAGCAGGATGAAAAACTTGGTACAAAGCTTCTCAGCCAGATGAAGGTGAAAGGAAGAAAAGCCGAATCACTTAAAAAACATGTCGTACTTGAAGGAGGAGCCATAGATTATAATGGCAGCGGGCTTCTTCTTACCACGGAAGAATGTCTGCTTGATCCGTTGCAGCAGGTTCGCAATCCCGGCTGGGGTAAAAAAGAATATGAACAGATGTTTGCGGAACAGCTTGGCATTAAAAAAGTAATATGGCTGGACAAGGGAATTGCAGGTGATGATACACACGGACATGTGGATGATCTTGCCAGATTTGTTAATGAGAACACTATTCTGCTCTGTTCTGAATCAGACAGCAGTGATGAGAACTATGATCTGCTGCAGGAAAATATGGAGCGGTTAAAAGGTGAAAAGAATCTTAAGGGAGAATCATTCGAAATTATCCCCCTCCCGATGCCTGATCCGGTAGTGTTTGACGGCATGAGACTCCCTGCAAGTTACGCAAATTTCTATATCGGCAATCAAACGGTCATAGTTCCCACGTTTAATGACGCAAAAGATTATATCGCGCTTGGAATTCTGCGTGAATGTTTCCCTGACAGAAAAGTAGTTGGCATCCATTCCCTTGATTTAGTGTGGGGACTGGGAACACTGCATTGCCTGACCCATGAAATACCCGCCTGA
- a CDS encoding DUF1801 domain-containing protein, with translation MKAPGNTVKEILANIPEERAEAFNKLHEVIVKNLPKGFEPGMSYGGLGYVVPHSLYPVGYHCKPSEPLPFAGIASQKNSINFYHMGIYADPDLLKWFVDEYPKHCKQKLDMGKSCIRFKKMDDIPYKLIGELMKKMSVKDWVTMYEKNYKKKGK, from the coding sequence ATGAAAGCACCAGGAAATACCGTAAAAGAAATTCTGGCTAACATTCCGGAAGAGAGAGCAGAGGCATTTAACAAACTGCATGAAGTTATTGTTAAAAACCTGCCAAAGGGATTTGAACCGGGGATGAGTTATGGCGGGCTGGGGTATGTTGTCCCTCATTCGTTGTATCCTGTCGGCTACCATTGCAAGCCAAGTGAACCGCTGCCTTTTGCGGGTATTGCCTCACAAAAGAATTCCATCAATTTTTATCACATGGGAATCTACGCAGATCCTGATCTGCTGAAATGGTTTGTTGATGAATATCCTAAACACTGCAAACAGAAATTAGATATGGGTAAAAGCTGCATCCGGTTCAAGAAGATGGATGATATACCTTATAAACTCATTGGAGAATTAATGAAGAAAATGAGTGTGAAGGATTGGGTAACAATGTATGAGAAAAATTATAAGAAAAAGGGGAAATAG
- a CDS encoding TPM domain-containing protein, translated as MIQPTRLIVLFILLSPFLRAQVEFPLIDKWVTDHTSTLSPQEINELTGIVKTHFDSTSNQVVVFMMTSLDGYPIEDFAFQTAEKNKIGTKGNDNGVLFVIVKKDRLLRIEVGYGLEGALPDATASYIIRREVVPYLKQGDYYGGIKIGINSIIRAIAGEYDVKSVKNEDDEFPIGRIIFFILFILISLLTGGGRRRRGIYVGGFGGFSGGSFGGGGGGGGFGGFSGGGGGFGGGGASGSW; from the coding sequence TTGATACAACCAACACGGCTGATTGTTCTTTTCATTCTCCTGAGCCCGTTCCTACGGGCTCAGGTTGAATTCCCATTAATTGATAAATGGGTTACCGACCACACATCAACGCTTTCCCCGCAGGAAATCAATGAACTGACCGGAATAGTTAAAACTCATTTTGATTCCACATCCAACCAGGTGGTGGTTTTCATGATGACGTCTCTGGACGGATACCCGATTGAAGATTTTGCTTTCCAGACTGCCGAGAAGAATAAAATCGGCACAAAAGGTAATGATAACGGAGTGCTCTTCGTTATAGTCAAAAAAGACCGGCTGCTCCGCATTGAAGTGGGCTATGGTCTTGAGGGTGCACTCCCGGATGCTACGGCGAGTTACATTATAAGGCGGGAGGTGGTTCCTTATCTCAAGCAGGGGGACTATTACGGTGGCATTAAAATTGGTATTAATTCTATTATCCGTGCTATCGCCGGCGAATATGACGTAAAATCCGTTAAAAATGAAGACGATGAATTCCCGATTGGGAGAATAATCTTCTTTATTCTATTTATTTTAATTAGTCTTTTAACCGGGGGAGGACGCAGAAGAAGAGGCATTTACGTCGGAGGCTTCGGAGGTTTTAGCGGCGGCTCCTTTGGCGGAGGAGGGGGCGGAGGCGGTTTTGGCGGATTCAGTGGCGGCGGGGGCGGTTTCGGAGGAGGCGGAGCCAGCGGAAGCTGGTGA